Proteins encoded by one window of Xyrauchen texanus isolate HMW12.3.18 chromosome 24, RBS_HiC_50CHRs, whole genome shotgun sequence:
- the LOC127618123 gene encoding cyclin-dependent kinase-like 1 encodes MEKYEKIRKIGEGSYGIVFKCRNKDTGQIVAIKKFVESEDDPIIKKIALREIRMLKQLKHLNLVNLIEVFRRKRKLHLVFEYCDHTVLNELDRYPRGVPEHMVKSIIWQTLQALNFCHKQKCIHRDVKPENILITKQQVIKLCDFGFARNLTGPCDYYTDYVATRWYRAPELLVGDTQYGPPVDVWAVGCVFAELLSGVPLWPGKSDVDQLYLIRTTLGELIPRHQQVFSTNQFFSGVCVPEPQEMEPLELKYPNLTYQALSLMKGCLRMDPAERLSCEQLLEQPYFDSLREESESATRELDLKRRTRQPRKHLPPGYLPQLASSTVFPSVETRKYYNNLRKFNYHLPNI; translated from the exons ATGGAGAAGTATGAGAAGATCAGGAAGATTGGCGAAGGCTCATACGGCATAGTGTTCAAGTGCAGGAATAAAGACACTGGACAAATTGTTGCCATCAAGAAGTTTGTGGAGTCTGAGGATGACCCCATCATTAAGAAAATAGCACTCAGAGAAATCCGCATGCTGAAG CAACTGAAACATCTCAACTTGGTGAATCTGATCGAAGTATTCAGGAGAAAGAGAAAACTGCATCTGGTGTTTGAATACTGTGACCACACTGTCCTCAACGAGCTGGACAGATACCCACGAGG TGTTCCAGAGCACATGGTAAAAAGCATCATCTGGCAAACACTTCAAGCTTTGAACTTCTGTCACAAACAAAAA tGTATCCACAGAGATGTGAAGCCTGAAAATATACTCATTACCAAACAACAGGTCATCAAACTCTGCGACTTTGGATTTGCCAGGAACCTCA CTGGTCCATGTGATTATTACACGGATTATGTAGCAACACGGTGGTACCGAGCTCCAGAACTGTTAGTGGGAGACACGCAGTACGGCCCGCCAGTGGACGTCTGGGCAGTGGGCTGTGTGTTTGCGGAGCTGCTCTCTGGTGTCCCTCTGTGGCCAGGCAAATCCGATGTAGACCAGCTCTATCTCATCAGGACAACTTTAG GTGAGTTGATTCCTCGCCATCAGCAGGTGTTCAGCACTAACCAGTTCTTCAGCGGAGTTTGTGTCCCTGAACCGCAGGAGATG GAGCCTCTTGAACTGAAGTATCCGAACCTCACATACCAGGCGCTAAGCCTCATGAAG ggCTGTTTGCGGATGGATCCAGCTGAGAGGTTGTCCTGTGAGCAGTTATTGGAACAGCCGTACTTTGACAGTCTGCGAGAGGAGAGCGAGAGCGCAACTCGTGAATTGGACCTCAAGAGACGCACACGGCAGCCACGCAAACACCTGCCACCTGGG TATCTACCCCAATTGGCCAGCAGTACTGTGTTTCCATCTGTAGAGACAAGAAAATACTACAACAACCTGCGCAAGTTCAACTATCATCTGCCCAACATCTGA